In the Bacteroidota bacterium genome, one interval contains:
- a CDS encoding IS1595 family transposase produces LLQINRNTINRYYRFFREQILVHQTKEFEQQVGEMELDESYFGGVRKGLRGRSTVQKVPVFGLLKRGGKVYVEVVPDVTARTLRSIIRDHVDPSSVLFTDSYRSYDGLVLDGFEHHRINHSKEFVRGKRNHINGIESFWSYAKAKLARYYGIRRQDYAIYLKEIEFRFNLRGGNVEKALLEIIDWRAFSTISTRQASPTEEFFIEKITTSKKTC; encoded by the coding sequence CTTTTGCAGATTAATCGGAACACAATAAATCGTTACTATCGCTTTTTTCGTGAACAGATCTTAGTCCATCAAACCAAAGAATTTGAGCAACAAGTAGGAGAAATGGAGCTGGATGAAAGCTATTTTGGAGGCGTTAGGAAGGGGCTGAGAGGCCGATCAACTGTACAAAAAGTGCCTGTGTTTGGGCTACTCAAGCGTGGAGGAAAAGTGTATGTAGAGGTGGTCCCCGACGTAACAGCCAGAACGCTTCGCAGCATCATACGAGACCACGTAGATCCGTCAAGTGTTTTATTTACAGATAGTTACAGAAGTTATGATGGGCTTGTGCTGGATGGCTTCGAGCACCATAGAATTAACCATTCCAAAGAATTTGTACGCGGGAAGCGTAACCATATTAATGGCATTGAAAGCTTTTGGAGCTACGCCAAGGCTAAGCTAGCCAGATACTATGGTATACGAAGGCAAGATTATGCTATTTATTTAAAAGAAATCGAATTTCGTTTTAATTTGCGTGGTGGAAATGTGGAAAAGGCTCTTCTTGAAATTATTGATTGGCGAGCCTTTTCCACCATTTCCACACGCCAGGCATCACCAACAGAGGAGTTTTTTATAGAAAAAATAACAACTTCTAAGAAAACCTGCTAG